GAAACAGACATCCCCTGAATTGCGCACTCCATTATGGAGTAAGAAATGTAAGCGTTTTGTCCGATGTCTGGATCTAAAGCGCTCACTGCGTAAATATAAGCACCCGGTACATTGTTTTCAGTCACATATACATCATAAATAGGTTGAGTAAACGTTGGTGCATTGTCATTTTCATCCGACACTTGTACTTTAATTGACTTACTTGAAGCGAGAGAAGGAATGCCTTTATCTCTAGCAACAACCGTGATTGTGTACGAATCGGCGTTCTCTCTGTCCAAAGGTCCATCGGTAACAATTGTGTAATAATTCCTAAATGACGATTTTAGCTTGAAAGGTACGTCTCCGAGGATTTCGCAGTGAATCTGTCCGTTTTCCCCAGAGTCTTTGTCGGTTACACTGAGCAATGCGATCACAGTGCCGGGGGCAGCCTTTTCGCTTACAGACTCAGTCACGGTGCTGAAGCTGATCTCGGGAGCATTGTCATTCACATCTATTACTTTGAGCAGAACTTTACAATGAGCGGGGACTGCGTTGGGTCCGAGGTCTTTTGCTTGCACATAGATTTGGTACATGCTGCTCTCCTCATAGTCCACCTCCCCGCTCACTTCAAGCCTGCCGGTCCGTGCGTCAATATTAAACAGCTCCTTTATTCTGGGAGCGATGTGATTACTGAATGAATACAAAATTTCGCCGTTCTGACCCTCGTCCATATCCGTGGCGTTTAGCTGAATGACCAGTGTGCCCACAGGGGAATTTTCAGGCATACTCACGGTATATACTGACTGGTCAAATACTGGGACGTTATCGTTGGAGTCGAGCACCTTAACTACCAGTAGCGCTGTACCAGTCCTCTGAGGCAAACCGCCATCTACCGCTGTCAGTACGTACCTGTGCACCGCCTGCTGCTCCCTGTCAAGGGGCTTTTCGAGCACTAGTTCGGCGAACTTGTTTCCATCTCCTTGCGTTTGCACATCGAGGTAAAAATAGCTGTTTGTGGTGATCTCGTAGGTGCGCAGCGCATTGGTGCCAACGTCTGGGTCGAAGGCGCTCTCCAGCGGAAAGCGGGTTCCGATGGTGGCACTTTCTGAAATTTCTACGGTAATGTCAGTCTCGGGAAAGCCTGGTGGATTGTCATTGATATccacaatttcaatttcaacgCGGAAAAGCTCCAACGGGTTTTCTAAAAACACCTCCAAGTGCAGAAGGCATGTGGCACTCTGTTTGCAGATCAGCTCCCTGTCGATTTGTTCATTCACAAAAAGCACCCCGTTCTCCAAATTCACTTCCAAATATGGACTCCTCGAGCTGGGCACTGTTTGGAACCTGCGCGACGAAAGTTTTGTTATGTCCAAGCCCAAATCCTCGGCAATATTCCCCACAAAGGTCCCATGGTCCTGTTCCTCCGGAACAGAATAGCGTATTTGGGAGGCCACCCCATccaggaaacagagcagaacGAATAGGACAATCATCTCAGATAAGAAGAGCACTTGTGTTTTATTCCTTCAGACTTGAATTGACATTTCCCACCATCTTAGTCCACAGAAAGGCGAAAAAGTAAGGCTTCTCTGACGAGAAACGTGTCCCCTTTGGTCTTATCAACCGAAAACCATTCTGTCGCCTTGATTAATGTAGCCGTTTGATCGCCGACTGTTGTTTTGTGAGCTTTGGTTTTAGATACGTCACTGCAATACAGCAATTCGATACATCCCTATGAAAAATAcagttaattaaataaagtaaCTATTTAGCGCAAATGTACCTACATagctaagaaaaaaacaaaaactcaattACACTTATTCATATTTTGTTGCTTGGGTTTGTTTCCAATCACAAATGTCcagtaatgtttgttttgtccattaaaatctattttactTTATGCTTTTATATGATCTCCCTGTCCCGCGAGCAGACCCAATGATCTCATCTGGCAGACTTCTGAACGCCAACTGCCCAGTCTTTCTGGTTTTGCGCAGCGCTCTCCTCCTACCAGCCAATGACAGCCATCGACACCCACAGAGGTTACACCTCATTGGGTACTTGTAACGTCAACAGGAGCTCGTCGGGGATCTTAAAAAGATGCCGTTTAACATCCTTGCAAGTTGCAAATCATTGCCTTGCTTGTCTGGTGAAAGAGTTAATCGGCAATAGGAGAGAATGTGGTACAAAGAGGTGCACAAGTTGTAAAGCAACTGTCTATCGCTTTGTTAAGTGAGTACCTTGATATCGTCACAACCGAACATGTATTCGAACAAAATGTTTATGCATACGGATGGCGATCATATTCCTTACTGAATACAAATtatctttattgtttttaaacattcgGCGCTTTCAAGGCGAAGCACTGTTGTGGTGCTAACTTTGGAGGACCCCCTTATACATTGAAATGCACATTTAGCTTactacatttctgtacattcaagcaaaataaatcCATAGAAATATGTGAAATCGTTATAATGTCAAGTAATCCGTAAATTAGTTGCTATTAGTGGTTCGCACTCAAAAGAGAATAGCTAGCTTCAAGATGGGTGTAGTCTACAGTAGATAGTTGCATGTAGGGTGTTTCTTAGTTCATGACCTGTACGGGTCTGTTCAACACCGTCCACTCTGAAATGCTGAAGTTTGTTGCACGCGCCAGTGTAACCACTATAATGGTATTAAGCAACCAGCGGTGGTACATAAacatacaagtgtgtgtgtgtgtgcgcgcgcgcgcgtgcgtgtggtTTAGCGAACGTTTCAGTGGAACTCCATTGGTTTCAATGGTAATCCAATTTAGCGTTTTAAGATACAGTTCAAAATGAAGTTCAGCAAGCAGTTGTCACCATTATTCGCTACAGGtaatagcaaaataaacatgCTTTGGTTTTGGTGGCATGTTAAAACAATGCAAAGCAAAGAAGACTgctcaaatgtaattaattgcGCCAATTACTCTTGACATTCACCATCCAGGCAAAGCTGACAGCACGGTAAttaaattttctattttaaactGGCTAGTCCATTACGAAGCAGAGCGCGGTTATTTAGAAAGAGAAGCTGTGATCAATAATCAGATGACTGTGCGCCCTTCGTGAATATTAATGCACCCGCCTTGTTTTATACAGACGAATGCAAAGAACCAAGGCTGCAGCAGCCCTGGTTGTTGGGTGGCCATTTACTGTACACCGAAAAGGGTCTGCTTTACTACTTTTCATtaccatcactctctctctctctctctctacagcttAGTAACACTTGGAAGcttgttgaaaatattttgcattttccacAATTGTAGGCTACACGCGCCCCCTAGCGATTACAAAAGGATAAGACCGGCACACGTGTATTAACCCGTTCATTCGTCGTTGACAGCGCGCAGGACTGCTTTCGATATGTTGATCATGTGTACCCATGCAAGTCATGTCCACTAATGTGTTTACCGGAGCGACATTTTCCCCGTGGAGAGCTAgattgaatgtatttatttatttattttatttgtttatgccATTTGGTGATGGCCTAGACACTGCATGGTCTGCATGGACACATTCTCAGATCCTCAGTTTTGGCAATCAGAAATTGCAAAATGAAAAGGTTATTGGAGAGAAATAAGTATATAATTGTGTCAGTatctgtgt
The nucleotide sequence above comes from Anguilla rostrata isolate EN2019 chromosome 7, ASM1855537v3, whole genome shotgun sequence. Encoded proteins:
- the pcdh10b gene encoding protocadherin-10b isoform X2; its protein translation is MIVLFVLLCFLDGVASQIRYSVPEEQDHGTFVGNIAEDLGLDITKLSSRRFQTVPSSRSPYLEVNLENGVLFVNEQIDRELICKQSATCLLHLEVFLENPLELFRVEIEIVDINDNPPGFPETDITVEISESATIGTRFPLESAFDPDVGTNALRTYEITTNSYFYLDVQTQGDGNKFAELVLEKPLDREQQAVHRYVLTAVDGGLPQRTGTALLVVKVLDSNDNVPVFDQSVYTVSMPENSPVGTLVIQLNATDMDEGQNGEILYSFSNHIAPRIKELFNIDARTGRLEVSGEVDYEESSMYQIYVQAKDLGPNAVPAHCKVLLKVIDVNDNAPEISFSTVTESVSEKAAPGTVIALLSVTDKDSGENGQIHCEILGDVPFKLKSSFRNYYTIVTDGPLDRENADSYTITVVARDKGIPSLASSKSIKVQVSDENDNAPTFTQPIYDVYVTENNVPGAYIYAVSALDPDIGQNAYISYSIMECAIQGMSVSTYVSINSENGYLYALRSFDYEQLKDFSFMVQAKDSGDPELWSNATVNVIIVDQNDNPPSVIAPLGKNGTAKQPLPRSAEPGYLVTRIVAMDPDDGENARLSYSIQKGNENGMFRMDWRTGELRTARRVSTKRDPHQLYDLLIEVRDHGQPPLSSTASVIVMLVDSIVEGHSGDRGSSKAKENSLDLTLILIIALGSVSFIFLLAMIVLAIRCQKDKKLNIYTCLASDCCLCCSSCCSRQARARKKKLSKSDIMLVQSANVTSSAQVPVEESGSFGSHHQNQNYCYQVCLTPESAKTDLMFLKPCSPARSTDTDHNPCGAIVTGYTDQQPDIISNGSILSNETKHQRAELSYLVDRPRRVNSSAFQEADIVSSKDSGHGDSEQGDSDHDATNRGHSSGADLFSNCTEECKALGHSDRCWMPSFVPSDGRQAADYRSNLHVPGMDSVPDTEHGKGFASSFRVDIPETA
- the pcdh10b gene encoding protocadherin-10b isoform X3, whose amino-acid sequence is MIVLFVLLCFLDGVASQIRYSVPEEQDHGTFVGNIAEDLGLDITKLSSRRFQTVPSSRSPYLEVNLENGVLFVNEQIDRELICKQSATCLLHLEVFLENPLELFRVEIEIVDINDNPPGFPETDITVEISESATIGTRFPLESAFDPDVGTNALRTYEITTNSYFYLDVQTQGDGNKFAELVLEKPLDREQQAVHRYVLTAVDGGLPQRTGTALLVVKVLDSNDNVPVFDQSVYTVSMPENSPVGTLVIQLNATDMDEGQNGEILYSFSNHIAPRIKELFNIDARTGRLEVSGEVDYEESSMYQIYVQAKDLGPNAVPAHCKVLLKVIDVNDNAPEISFSTVTESVSEKAAPGTVIALLSVTDKDSGENGQIHCEILGDVPFKLKSSFRNYYTIVTDGPLDRENADSYTITVVARDKGIPSLASSKSIKVQVSDENDNAPTFTQPIYDVYVTENNVPGAYIYAVSALDPDIGQNAYISYSIMECAIQGMSVSTYVSINSENGYLYALRSFDYEQLKDFSFMVQAKDSGDPELWSNATVNVIIVDQNDNPPSVIAPLGKNGTAKQPLPRSAEPGYLVTRIVAMDPDDGENARLSYSIQKGNENGMFRMDWRTGELRTARRVSTKRDPHQLYDLLIEVRDHGQPPLSSTASVIVMLVDSIVEGHSGDRGSSKAKENSLDLTLILIIALGSVSFIFLLAMIVLAIRCQKDKKLNIYTCLASDCCLCCSSCCSRQARARKKKLSKSDIMLVQSANVTSSAQVPVEESGSFGSHHQNQNYCYQTKHQRAELSYLVDRPRRVNSSAFQEADIVSSKDSGHGDSEQGDSDHDATNRGHSSGADLFSNCTEECKALGHSDRCWMPSFVPSDGRQAADYRSNLHVPGMDSVPDTEVFETPEQTGDRSFSTFGKEKSHHGTLERKEFDALLPSTRAPYKPPYLSRKRIC